One Streptomyces sp. NBC_01237 genomic region harbors:
- a CDS encoding ScbA/BarX family gamma-butyrolactone biosynthesis protein — protein MSGTPELTFQQTIPRYLVHRAAVAEVFLTDSVVLGEDHFLVAAQWPRDHALYHPDGEGRTDPLLFAETIRQTLVYLSHQHYRVPLGHRFVGRDMALAIADPDAVRVGSEPLPVTLETRWIRVGNDSPRRQGMRIEVVLMVGGAVCGQGHLSGVAVDETYYRRLRGQPGRGRAPAHGPAAGPGRVPGGMVGRLRDKDSVLQRDDRSGEWRLRADLDHAILFDHPADHLPLMVMFEGFRQLGHLLVHGADTPDPPRGAHALVSLASECLAWAELDVPTRLVVRADSGTEDRTGSRRLNIDAVQQDSVVMTSEMLWAPVGRGTGGTKPGVPGPRDV, from the coding sequence GTGAGCGGCACACCCGAACTCACCTTTCAGCAGACGATTCCGCGGTATCTCGTACACCGTGCGGCCGTGGCGGAAGTGTTTCTGACGGACTCCGTGGTCCTCGGGGAGGACCACTTCCTGGTCGCGGCCCAGTGGCCGCGCGACCATGCGCTCTATCACCCCGACGGGGAGGGCAGAACCGACCCGTTGCTGTTCGCGGAGACCATCCGCCAAACGCTGGTCTACCTCTCCCACCAGCACTACCGGGTCCCGCTGGGGCACCGATTCGTGGGTCGTGACATGGCTCTGGCCATCGCCGACCCGGACGCCGTGCGCGTCGGCTCCGAGCCGCTGCCCGTGACTCTGGAGACCCGCTGGATCCGGGTCGGCAACGACTCGCCCCGGCGTCAGGGGATGCGGATCGAGGTCGTCCTCATGGTCGGGGGCGCGGTCTGCGGGCAGGGGCACCTGAGCGGTGTCGCGGTGGACGAGACCTACTACCGCCGACTGCGTGGTCAGCCCGGCCGGGGCCGTGCGCCCGCCCACGGCCCGGCCGCCGGCCCCGGCCGCGTTCCCGGGGGGATGGTGGGCCGGCTGCGGGACAAGGACAGCGTGCTGCAACGGGACGACCGGAGCGGGGAGTGGAGGCTGCGGGCCGACCTCGACCATGCCATCCTCTTCGACCACCCGGCCGACCATCTGCCGCTGATGGTGATGTTCGAAGGGTTTCGGCAGCTGGGGCACCTGCTGGTTCACGGGGCCGACACCCCGGATCCGCCGCGCGGGGCACATGCTCTGGTCTCACTGGCCTCGGAGTGTCTCGCCTGGGCCGAACTCGACGTGCCGACGCGTCTGGTCGTCCGTGCCGACTCGGGTACCGAGGACCGGACCGGATCGCGACGGCTCAACATCGACGCGGTCCAGCAGGACTCCGTCGTCATGACATCCGAGATGCTCTGGGCCCCGGTGGGGCGGGGCACCGGGGGAACGAAACCCGGCGTGCCCGGCCCCCGCGACGTCTGA
- a CDS encoding acyl-CoA dehydrogenase family protein → MPKTTHEAETGFRQEVLLHAATVAARGAREADSERRLNERTMAALDDAGFARHFVPRRWGGREGTFTDAFLATAQLAESCASAAWCAMLWAAHARFAGRLPEEAQQELWGESPDVRIAAAIMPPSGTVRPTADGWLIEGQWRMASGADHADWLLLSAAEADEAPHRTAVPPTSRFRVCVVPRSAVTVLDTWHGTGLRGTASNTVVLAETLVPDSRTVPLTALLGGGPRGGARCHRVPAHLVGGPLFCAPALGSARRAVATWTERAVRLHSPGGVGPLIRPAAAERLARASADVDAVGLLLTEAVRRADTEEVSPHAVARNQRDAAVGADRLATAMDLLLRADGSHLRDTQSDFHRHWRDVLTIASHGALRLEPAAAAFAGSLPVPAGV, encoded by the coding sequence ATGCCGAAAACAACACATGAGGCCGAAACCGGCTTCCGTCAGGAAGTACTGCTGCACGCCGCCACCGTCGCCGCGCGTGGTGCCCGCGAAGCCGACAGCGAGCGACGGCTGAACGAGCGGACCATGGCGGCCCTGGACGACGCCGGGTTCGCCCGCCACTTCGTACCACGCCGCTGGGGCGGTCGGGAGGGAACGTTCACCGACGCGTTCCTCGCCACGGCCCAGCTGGCCGAGAGCTGTGCGTCCGCCGCCTGGTGCGCCATGCTCTGGGCGGCGCACGCCCGATTCGCCGGCCGGCTGCCCGAGGAAGCGCAGCAGGAGTTGTGGGGGGAATCGCCCGACGTGCGGATCGCGGCAGCCATCATGCCCCCCTCAGGCACGGTCCGGCCCACTGCCGACGGGTGGTTGATCGAGGGGCAGTGGAGGATGGCGAGCGGAGCGGATCACGCGGACTGGCTGCTGCTGAGCGCCGCCGAGGCCGATGAGGCCCCGCATCGCACGGCGGTGCCGCCCACGAGCCGGTTCCGGGTGTGCGTGGTCCCGCGTTCCGCCGTGACCGTCCTCGACACCTGGCACGGGACCGGTCTGCGCGGAACCGCCAGCAACACCGTTGTCCTCGCCGAGACCCTGGTGCCCGACAGCCGGACCGTTCCGCTCACCGCCCTGCTCGGCGGCGGCCCGCGGGGCGGCGCGCGCTGTCACAGGGTGCCGGCGCATCTGGTCGGCGGCCCGCTGTTCTGCGCACCGGCGCTCGGCTCCGCCCGCCGTGCTGTCGCCACCTGGACCGAGCGAGCCGTGCGACTGCATTCCCCGGGCGGGGTGGGGCCGTTGATCCGTCCGGCCGCCGCTGAGCGGCTGGCCCGCGCCTCCGCCGACGTCGACGCCGTCGGGCTGCTGCTGACGGAGGCCGTGCGCAGGGCGGACACGGAGGAGGTCTCACCGCACGCGGTCGCCCGCAACCAGCGGGACGCGGCCGTCGGTGCCGACCGGCTCGCCACCGCGATGGATCTGCTCCTGCGCGCGGACGGGTCCCATCTGCGCGACACGCAGAGCGACTTCCACCGGCACTGGCGCGACGTACTCACCATTGCCTCGCACGGGGCGTTGCGTCTGGAGCCCGCCGCGGCCGCCTTCGCGGGATCGCTCCCGGTACCGGCGGGGGTCTGA